GGGAACGCGGAGGATGCATGGTCGATTTTGGAACGTTCATTGGATGAGATGTATAACAATGAGGCCACCATCTCACAGTTCCATCATTTCTCGGACATAGTGACGTCCAAGATTCAGCAGAGCTTGAAACTGCACAAAGTCGATGCCAGCACTTCCTGGCTGCTCAAGCCGATGCTGCATCAGTTGAAGGCTTGCTACACATTGGAGGAGTACAAGGAAGTTTTCAGCAGGCTGATTATGGATGCTGCTTCTCTAATACAGGAGAAAAAAGTGGATGTGACGACCGACCCGGTCATCATGAGGGTGATGGAGCTCATCGAAACCCAATATGCGGAGGAGCTTTCCCTGGACTATTTATCCGGAAAGCTCAATATGTCGAGTCCCTATCTCTCCGTGTATATTAAAGAGAAGACCGGAACGAATTTCAGCGAGCATTTAAACCGGATCCGAATGCACAAAGCACAGGAACTTCTGTCCGGAACGAGCTTGAACATTAACGATATCAGCAAACAGATCGGCTATCCTAACATCACATCCTTCAACCGCGTATTCAAAAAATGGACCGGATTTACTCCAGGCGAATACCGGAAGCGGCATGTATCAGCGGGGTAATTAAACCCGCCCGCACTAGTATTCGTTAAACAGAATTCGCGAGCCGGCAGAAATCAATTATAACGGTTTTGGAGTTTGCCAGAAACTTACTTATGTGTTAAACTCGATTTACTTTAAGGAACGGAGGGTTGCCGTGTGATAGATTATATCCGAGTCAGATCCTTGTGCGCAGCTAATTGAATACTGCCAAAGGCTCTGCCTGTGTGCAGAGGACTCAGGATTGGTCTGTCCATTTATAAAGGTAACCCTATTTCGGATTACGCGAAGAGGCGATTCAAGCTTCCTTCTTCGTGTTAACCTTTAGAATTGAACATTTCATATTGGAAAGTGAACAGCTTGCTGTCATACGGAGGATGGAGTCCATCATTCGCATCAGCGGTTCTTTCGTTCTTCTTTCCGTATGAAGGCCATGACTCCGGTATTTAGGGACCAGTCTCCTTAGCCGGTTTTTCTGATGTCCTCTTCCAATTACTGAAAACACAGGCAGTCCGCCTGTGTTTTTTTATTTGCTTTATTACCATTGGAGGCTGATGAAATATGGAACAACTGAAACAGAAAGCGATTATTGTCGGGGTCAATCTTAACAATCAACCCGATTTTTCCTATTCGATGGAGGAACTGCGCGGCCTGGCTGCCGCATGCAATATGGAAGTGGCCGGCGAGCTGCACCAGAAGGCAAATCGCGTGGGCTCCTCGCATTACATCGGGACCGGGAAGCTCGCGGAATTGTCCGCGATGCTTGAAGCCCACGACGCTCCTGTCGTTATTTTCAACGATGAGCTCTCTCCTTCCCAGCTTCGTAATCTCGAAGCGTATTTGCAGCGGAAGGTGATCGACCGGACGATCTTAATTCTCGATATTTTCGCCGAGCGGGCAAAAACAAGAGAAGCGCAGCTTCAAGTGGAGGTCGCGCGGCTGCAGTACATGCTGCCGCGTCTGACCGGCCTTCGTGAATCGTTAGGGCGGCAAGGCGGCGGGTCCGGCCTCAAGAATAGAGGCTCCGGAGAGACCAAGCTGGAGCTCGACCGGCGCCGAATTGAAGAGAGGATAACGGCCTTGCAGGCCGAGCTGGAGAAGCTCGTTTCCAGACGTCAAGTACAGCGGAAGCAGCGCCAGAAGAATAAAGTCCCGGTTGTCTGTCTGGTCGGCTACACGAACACGGGCAAATCGAGTCTAATGAACGTGATGGTGGAAACGTACAATCCGCGGCCGGAAAAACAGGTCTTTGTCCGGGATATGCTGTTCGCAACGCTGGAAACTTCGGTCAGAAGCATCGAACTGCCGGGCCATAAATCATTCCTGCTGACCGATACGGTGGGATTCGTAAGCGGGCTTCCCCATCACCTGATCAAAGCGTTTCGCTCTACGCTGGAAGAAGTCGCTGAGGCGGACTTACTGATTCACGTGGTGGACTATTCCAACCCGGAGTATAAACAGCTCATCTCCGTCACCAACGATACGTTAAAGGAACTGGGCGCAGACCAAATTCCGACGATCTTCGCCTACAATAAGACGGATTTAACCGATCACTTATACCCGCAGGTTCATGACGGCAGCGTGTACCTCTCCGCCCGAGAAAAGAGCGGAATTCACGAGCTTACGGAATTGATCCGCAGTCAGATCTTTAATGGCTATATACAGTGTGAAGTTGTGATTCCCTTCGATCAAGGGCAGTTAGTGGCTTACTTTAATGAGCACGCCCACGTCCAATCGACGAGCTATGAACCACAGGGGACGCGGCTTAAGCTGGAGTGTAAGGCAGCCGATTATGAGAAATATCGCGGCGAGTTCATTGAACTCTAGCTTGTATCCAAGGGGCTGAGGCTCCTTGCGCCAATAAACTTATTTAAGGAACGGAGGGTTATGTGTGGTAGACCAATTTATTCGAGTTCGTACTTTGCGCGGCTAATTGAATAGTGCCCAAAGGCTCTGCCTGTGTGCAGGGAACTCGGATTTGGTCTGCCCTTTTTTACATCTATATGGAACGGGATAACAACTGCTGCCTGCTCGGATGATGAAGCTTATCTCACCCGTCTGTCCGGCGGTCCTGTTGTCCATTCTTCCCTATGGAAGGCCAATTTTAACGGCAAGTGAGGTATCTTGTTTCCTTGCGGATTTTTTTGCCGTATCCTCTTCCGGTTCCCGAGAAACACAGGCAGTGCCGGCCTGTGTTTTTATTTTCCCAAGGTAACGGAGGAGAACGAATATGAAAAAACGGCATTGTTTTAAGTCCCGGTTGCGACAAGACCGGGAGGCGATCAGGGTCCACGGCCAGCATTTCCTGCACGACAACCGAATCATCATGGAGATGATTAGTAAAGCCGGCATTCACGCCTTCGGTACCGTTGTCGATATCGGGGCCGGAGCAGGTGCGATAACGCTGCTGCTCGCCGAGAAGGCCGGTAAAGTGCTGGCGGTCGAGAACGACCCCGGTTTAGCGGAGTCGCTGCGCAGAAGGACTGAAGGCTATTCCAGCATTACGGTTGTAGAGAAAGATATTCTGGAAACGCGCATGCCTGGGGGCCCCTACTGTGTCGTCGCGAATATACCTTTCTTCCTGACTACCCCTATTCTGAGGAAGCTTCTGGATCCTCCGGTGAGTTCATTTCAGAGCGCGGTACTCATTATCGAGAGAGGCGCAGCTTTGGGGCTCACGGAAACCAGGGTCCGTAACCCACGCATACTTACATGGAGAATGCGATATGAAATGGAATTGGTAAGGGTGGTTTCGCGGAGTCATTTCTCGCCTCAGCCAAGCGTGGACTCGGCCATCTTCCATGTTCGGAGGAAAAAGAATCCCTTCATTGCGCCTCATCACCATGAGCGGTTCTCGGCATTAGCCGAGTATGGACTGAAGTTTCCGATGATGCCGATTCATGAGGCGCTGAAGGGAATTTTCACACCGCCCCAGTTGAAACATCTGCTCAAGAACATTGGCACCGACCGTCATGAACCTGTCTGTACGCTGAGCGAGCAACAGTGGAGCGTCGTCTTTCATACGATGCTGGAGCACGTGGAATCGTATCGCTGGCCGAGAAAACAAAGAAAGTGAAACGGCTGGTGATTGTTCTGAAAAAAGAGCCAACCATTCAGAACATGGCGGCCCCTTAAAGGTTGGGTGGATTCTTGAACGGCGGTAATGTAATTTGACAAACGCCAAGGTTGACAACGTTTACGCATTGGTGTAAGTTGTTAAATAATTCAAAAAATTACCGGCGATGACGAGAAGAGTAAATAAACGCTTTCTTTGACCAGAGAGCCCCGGCAGCTGAAAAGGGGTAAAGAAGGTTTTATTGAAACAAGCCTCCGAGCCTCATACCGATCCTTGCCATGCATATGGGGAGGCTATGACAGGAGCTCCTGTTACAGAGCTGGGGTATCGCCCGCTAGTGGCCGTACCTGATAAGGTCCGTATGGCGACATGCGGATTGAACTGGGGTGGCACCACGAAATTGTACTCTCGTCCCCAAGACCGACAAGTCTTGGGGGTGAGAGTTTTTTTATTTTGCAGCAGCATTTAATGTCGTGAAATAACTACGGAGGTGCCACAGCTATGGATATAAAGAAGCCGTCAAGCGGACAGGAAGCGCCGAATTTCCTGGAACTGATGATTGAACATGACTTGGAGCATGAGATGAGTCCCGGGCAAAGCATATTTACCCGCTTCCCCCCGGAACCGAACGGATATTTGCATATCGGCAGCGCTTATGCCATTAACATCAATTACTCGCTGGCCGCAAAATATGGAGGCGTGTTTCATCTGCGCTTCGACGATACTAACCCGCTGAAGGAGGATATGGAATACGTCAACTCCATCATCGAAGATATGCGATGGCTCGGGTTTGACCCGGGAAACAACATCTTCTACGGGTCCGATTACAGCAGCCGAATTTATGATTATGCGGTTCGTCTGGTCGACAAGCACGCCGCTTACGTCTGTGACCTGAGTGCGGAGGAGATTCATGAATACAGAGGAACCTTGACCAAGGGTGGCCAAGACAGTCCGTACCGGAACCGGACGAAGGAAGAAAATCTCGATTTGCTGGAGAGAATGAGGAAAGGCGAATTCGCTACCGGCTCCAAAGTATTGCGGGCGAAGATCGATATGGCATCGCCTAACATCAATCTGAGGGATCCGGTTCTGTATCGAATCATCCATGCGCCCCATTACCGGACCCGCGAAGAGTGGTGTATTTATCCGATGTATGATTTTGCCCATCCGCTGCAGGATGCCATTGAAGGAATCACACACTCGCTGTGCTCGATCGAATTTAGAGACCACCGTCCCTTGTACGAGTGGGTGCTGAATACGCTCGAAATCTCCCCTGCTCCGAGGCAAAGGGAGTTCGGCCGGTTGAACCTTACAGGAACGGTCACGAGCAAAAGATACTTGCGGGAGCTGGTCTCCGGCGGATACGCGGACGGCTGGGATGACCCAAGGCTGCCCACCTTCAAAGGACTGCGGAGAAGAGGATTTACGCCCGGCAGCATCAAAGCCTTCTTGAAGGAGATAGGCGTCGCCAGAGATTACACCACTGTTGATATCGCTATGCTCGAGCATACGCTCAGAGACGACTTGAAGGCTGCGGTCCCTGTTGTAATGGCCGTTCTTCGTCCGCTGAAGGTGATTCTGACCAACTATCCGGAAGACCGGTCGGAGGAGCTGGCCCTTCCGAACAATCCCGAGGATCCGTCGCTCGGCGACCGGCTCGTTCCTTTCTCCAGAGTGCTCTATATCGAGAAAGAGGACTTTATGGAACACCCAGCTGCGGGTTTTCAAAGACTCGCCCCCGGCCAAGAGGTCCGGCTTAAGGGCGCTTATTATATCTCCTGCGAGAACATCATCAGAGATCCTGACACAGGGGAGATTGCCGAGCTTCACTGCACCTATGACCCGCTTACCAAGAGCGGTACAGGCTTTTCCAGCCGAAAGGTGAAAGGAACGATACACTGGGTATCGGAGTGTCATGCCGTCAAGGCCGATGTCCGCTTATACGACAAGCTGCTGCTGGATGAGGAAGCCCTTCAGGACGATGAAGCAGCCTGGCAGGACCAAATAAACCCGGATTTCCTGACCCTGCTTACGGACTGCCTGGTTGAGCCCGTGCTTGCAGATGCCTCACTTGAAAGCAAATTTCAATTTATGAGGCACGGGTACTTTTGTGTTGACTACAAGCACTCTACACCGGAGAAACGGGTTTTCAACCGCATCGTGCCATTGAAGGATAAGTGGAAGGGCGGCAAAGCGAAGTAGCGTAATGTGGCAGCGGCCGAGCTTCGACTGTGTGGAACGAAACGAGCGTAGTTTGACCGTAAAAAAGGAGCTTTGCCGCTTTATTTCAGCGGCAAAGCTCCTTTCTTCCCTGCATTGGGCAGACCTGCTTCACCTGGGAAAGCTGCGGTTCAGATGCAGCCTGGAAGACTTCTCCCGGTGTCTAACAATGGATTTTCTCTTTCTCAAATACTCATAATACAATCCGGTAGCCGTCTGAACGGTTAGAAATACACCGAAATTATATGCCGGCCTGTATCCATGCTGATAATGGGTCATGCCCATCCACGCAGCCAGCCATTGAAATGCCATGCCTGCAGCGGACCACGCTAACACATAAAGAAGAAACGTTCTCTTGTTGATTTTGAGCAGGTCATAGAAATAAATGAAGAAATAGCCGAATGGAGCAAACATAACGTACGTGAGCAGATCAGTCAGCTCATACCGGTTCGAATCGTTCACTTTATAAAAGTCCATCAAACCGCCGCCGATCGTAAAATCAAACAGGGTCGCGCTGGCAAACCCCCATATCAGTCCCAGAATCATCAAGCTTCGGGGCAATCTCTTCGGCAGAAAATAAACAGCGGCGAAAAAAACGAGCAGCATGACCAGTACAAACCATTCGTTGCTGTCAAAGCGGACCCATAAAATCATGAATGCTTCACCTCCGGACGAAACGAGCTTCTGAACAAACGATGCAGCAAGAATACTGCGATCTGGGTCAAACCGATAAATATCGCATCATAAACATAGCTCCATTGTGCATAGGTCCAGATATGATAATTCCGTGCAAGCCCATTCAGACAAAGCTCCGCACCGGCAAAAACGAATGCGAAGAGCAAAGCCGCTGCGATTGATTTCGACTTGTAAATCAAATTGAACAGGACCACATAAAGCGCGGGAATGAGCACACTTCTGTTCAAAAGGTACCCGGTGTAATTAAGACCATTGTTCGACAACCGGACATATTTTAACTCTTGGGTAATAATCCATGATACGTTAATACTGATGATCAGAACGAGCAGGAATATGAAGGTGTTCTCGCTGGTGCTAAGGCTTTTTCTCATAGCAAAAAGAACAAAGATAGCCAACCATGCTGCAAAGAAAAATACTACAAATCCCATGAATCATCATTCCTTCGATTTTGGATTTGTAGTATTATTTGCCACTTCGGGATAAGTATACATAGAAGACACTGCCTTGTCGGAGACAGTGTCTTCTATTTGGCGGGGGGCCGAACGGGGAAATTGTTTTAGCCTTCGATCGGGAAAGTCTGGCTGAAGCGGACCTTACCGGATTCATCACGGATTTCCACTGTGAACTGCTTGTGCTCCGGATCAATCCGGCTTGCTCCGAAGTTGAAGAAGCCTCCTTCCGCATACAGACGTTCCGGTCCGAACGTAGGGTCGAGCGTGCCTGGGGCACCCTTCGCAGCGCCTATCGGGCCGCTGATCAGCTCCCGGTAATCGGCTTTTCCGTCACCGTTGGCATCGTACTGAATAATGTTCGCGTAGTGAACATCGGTCGTAACGAAATAGACGTTTTTGATTCCCTTTTCAATTATGAAATCCGATATTTTGCGGAATTCGGTCTCATAACCGGTCGGATCAGTCGAGTCCGCTCCGCCTCCGCTCGCCCATCCGTCTCTTTTGTTAGCCTTGCCGGTCGGTATGGAGATCGGTACGGATGTAGCAACCAGCTTAACCATGGCGTCCGAAGTTTGCAGCTGCTCCAGCAGCCAGTTCAGCTGTTCCTCGCCGAGCATTGTCTTATCCGGGCCGTCAGCCTTGGTATTGGGGTCGCGGTAGCTCCGATTGTTAAGAATAATAAGTTCCGTCGTATCGCCCCACGAGAATGCATGGTACAGCTTGTCCGCAGAACTGCGCTCGGCGGATACCGGCCAGTAATCTTTAAAGGCCTTCAGGCCAAGCGGAGTGAGGGGCTCAGACGGACCGGAAAAATCATTGGTCACTTCATGATCGTCCCAGATCGCGTACGTGCCGGTCTTCTGCAGAAGGCTGCGGAAGCCGGAATCCGTCCGGTTTTCCTTGTATTTCGCCCAGAAATCCTCCACGCTGTCCGATGGGGGATTCGGAACGGCCGGCGTTTTATTGTCCGCATAGATGGTATCCCCGCTGAACAGGAAGAAGTCCGGATTTAATGCAGCCATGGACCTGAAGGATTGAAAAGGCGGGATTTCGCCTTGGCCGCCGGTGTCTCCGCCCCAGACGAAGCTTAGCGGCTTAACGCTTCCCTGCTCTGGCGCCGTTCGGAACGATCCGCTCACCG
This is a stretch of genomic DNA from Paenibacillus sp. sptzw28. It encodes these proteins:
- a CDS encoding glutamine--tRNA ligase/YqeY domain fusion protein, producing the protein MDIKKPSSGQEAPNFLELMIEHDLEHEMSPGQSIFTRFPPEPNGYLHIGSAYAININYSLAAKYGGVFHLRFDDTNPLKEDMEYVNSIIEDMRWLGFDPGNNIFYGSDYSSRIYDYAVRLVDKHAAYVCDLSAEEIHEYRGTLTKGGQDSPYRNRTKEENLDLLERMRKGEFATGSKVLRAKIDMASPNINLRDPVLYRIIHAPHYRTREEWCIYPMYDFAHPLQDAIEGITHSLCSIEFRDHRPLYEWVLNTLEISPAPRQREFGRLNLTGTVTSKRYLRELVSGGYADGWDDPRLPTFKGLRRRGFTPGSIKAFLKEIGVARDYTTVDIAMLEHTLRDDLKAAVPVVMAVLRPLKVILTNYPEDRSEELALPNNPEDPSLGDRLVPFSRVLYIEKEDFMEHPAAGFQRLAPGQEVRLKGAYYISCENIIRDPDTGEIAELHCTYDPLTKSGTGFSSRKVKGTIHWVSECHAVKADVRLYDKLLLDEEALQDDEAAWQDQINPDFLTLLTDCLVEPVLADASLESKFQFMRHGYFCVDYKHSTPEKRVFNRIVPLKDKWKGGKAK
- the hflX gene encoding GTPase HflX; translation: MEQLKQKAIIVGVNLNNQPDFSYSMEELRGLAAACNMEVAGELHQKANRVGSSHYIGTGKLAELSAMLEAHDAPVVIFNDELSPSQLRNLEAYLQRKVIDRTILILDIFAERAKTREAQLQVEVARLQYMLPRLTGLRESLGRQGGGSGLKNRGSGETKLELDRRRIEERITALQAELEKLVSRRQVQRKQRQKNKVPVVCLVGYTNTGKSSLMNVMVETYNPRPEKQVFVRDMLFATLETSVRSIELPGHKSFLLTDTVGFVSGLPHHLIKAFRSTLEEVAEADLLIHVVDYSNPEYKQLISVTNDTLKELGADQIPTIFAYNKTDLTDHLYPQVHDGSVYLSAREKSGIHELTELIRSQIFNGYIQCEVVIPFDQGQLVAYFNEHAHVQSTSYEPQGTRLKLECKAADYEKYRGEFIEL
- the erm gene encoding 23S ribosomal RNA methyltransferase Erm, producing MKKRHCFKSRLRQDREAIRVHGQHFLHDNRIIMEMISKAGIHAFGTVVDIGAGAGAITLLLAEKAGKVLAVENDPGLAESLRRRTEGYSSITVVEKDILETRMPGGPYCVVANIPFFLTTPILRKLLDPPVSSFQSAVLIIERGAALGLTETRVRNPRILTWRMRYEMELVRVVSRSHFSPQPSVDSAIFHVRRKKNPFIAPHHHERFSALAEYGLKFPMMPIHEALKGIFTPPQLKHLLKNIGTDRHEPVCTLSEQQWSVVFHTMLEHVESYRWPRKQRK